One Psychromonas sp. psych-6C06 DNA window includes the following coding sequences:
- the folP gene encoding dihydropteroate synthase — protein MQLHSGKRKLDLSSPKVMGILNVTPDSFSDGGHFCNIDSALKQASTMVEQGATIIDIGGESTRPGAADVALQEELDRVVPVIEKMSQNIDCWISIDSSKATVMREAVNAGAHLINDVRALQEEGALKVAVDAQVPICLMHMQGAPRSMQTAPNYENVVTEVEAFLLQRAQVCQTAGVKKENIILDLGFGFGKQLQHNFELLAATKQFVTLGYPILTGVSRKSMFGHLLNRDINERLAGSLAGALIAIQQGSQIIRVHDVAETVDIIKVLQEVNSHIL, from the coding sequence ATGCAATTGCATAGCGGTAAAAGAAAATTAGACCTAAGCTCACCCAAGGTGATGGGGATATTAAATGTCACCCCAGATTCTTTTTCTGATGGTGGACATTTTTGTAATATTGATAGCGCTCTAAAACAAGCATCGACCATGGTTGAGCAAGGGGCGACTATTATTGATATTGGTGGTGAGTCCACTCGTCCGGGGGCTGCCGATGTGGCGCTACAAGAAGAGTTAGATCGTGTTGTGCCTGTGATTGAAAAAATGTCACAAAACATAGATTGCTGGATCTCTATCGATAGCAGTAAAGCTACTGTAATGCGCGAAGCGGTTAACGCAGGTGCACACCTTATTAATGATGTACGTGCGTTACAGGAAGAGGGAGCATTAAAAGTAGCTGTTGATGCCCAAGTGCCTATCTGTTTGATGCACATGCAGGGGGCGCCCCGTTCAATGCAAACAGCGCCTAATTATGAAAACGTGGTGACTGAAGTTGAAGCGTTTTTATTACAACGTGCACAGGTTTGTCAAACAGCTGGCGTTAAAAAAGAGAATATTATTCTCGACCTTGGTTTTGGTTTTGGCAAGCAGTTACAGCATAACTTCGAACTGTTAGCTGCAACGAAACAATTTGTTACATTAGGCTACCCTATATTAACCGGCGTTTCACGTAAATCGATGTTTGGTCATTTATTAAATCGTGATATAAATGAGCGTCTGGCAGGAAGCTTGGCGGGCGCATTAATCGCAATACAGCAGGGATCGCAAATCATTCGAGTGCATGATGTTGCTGAAACAGTTGATATCATCAAAGTGTTACAGGAAGTAAATTCCCATATTCTATAA
- the rbfA gene encoding 30S ribosome-binding factor RbfA: MANDFSRTSRVSQQVQKELARILQQEVKDPRIGMVTISGVDITRDLAYAKVFVTFLTIGDQTNEESLAGLNSASGYIRRLLGKAMRLRIVPEVRFCFDETLTEGLRISELVSGAVKNDKVKMEESGRVDEDDQHDEEKA, encoded by the coding sequence ATGGCAAATGATTTCAGCCGTACCTCACGCGTTTCGCAACAAGTTCAAAAAGAACTTGCGCGTATATTGCAACAAGAGGTTAAAGATCCACGTATTGGCATGGTCACTATTTCAGGTGTTGATATCACCCGTGATCTGGCATACGCAAAAGTATTTGTAACGTTTTTAACCATTGGAGATCAAACCAATGAAGAGTCCCTTGCTGGCTTAAACTCTGCGTCGGGCTATATTCGTCGCTTGTTAGGTAAAGCGATGCGTTTACGTATTGTGCCTGAAGTACGTTTTTGCTTTGACGAAACACTAACAGAAGGTTTACGTATCTCTGAGTTAGTAAGCGGGGCTGTTAAAAACGATAAAGTAAAAATGGAAGAGTCTGGTCGTGTTGATGAAGACGATCAACATGATGAGGAAAAAGCATAA
- the nusA gene encoding transcription termination factor NusA, with the protein MNNKEILLVVEAVSNEKGLPREAIFEALESALAIATKKKYEQEIEVRVAIDRETGDFETFRRWLVLAPDAEMENPCSEMTFEAAEFDNAEIQIGEFIEDQIESVKFDRITTQTAKQVIVQKVREAERAQVVEQYAEQQGELITGVVKRMNRENILLDLGGNAEAVIFRDEMLPRENFRPGDRLRGLLFDVRPEARGAQLFMTRTQPQMLIELFRLEVPEIAEEMIDLVGAARDPGSRAKIAVKSNDQRIDPIGACVGMRGARVQAISSELGGERVDIILWDENPAQFAINAMSPAEVASIVVDEDTHSMDIAVEEDNLAQAIGRNGQNIRLASELTGWTLNVMTVAELQAKHQAEADSVITVFTEALEIDEDFAAVLVEEGFTSLEEVAYVPVNELLEIEGLDEEMVEELRTRAKDVLATKALAAEESLEGATPADDLLALEGLEAHLAFVLASKGVITLEDLAEQAVDDLVEIDELNEEKAGELIMAARNICWFSEDAE; encoded by the coding sequence ATGAATAATAAAGAGATTTTATTAGTCGTAGAAGCGGTATCTAATGAAAAAGGACTTCCACGTGAAGCAATTTTTGAAGCACTAGAGAGCGCATTAGCGATTGCAACAAAGAAAAAATATGAGCAAGAGATTGAAGTACGTGTTGCCATTGACCGTGAAACAGGTGATTTTGAAACATTTCGTCGTTGGTTAGTGCTTGCACCTGATGCTGAAATGGAAAACCCATGTTCAGAGATGACCTTTGAAGCCGCTGAATTTGATAATGCAGAGATTCAAATTGGTGAGTTCATCGAAGATCAGATTGAGTCTGTGAAGTTTGATCGTATTACCACACAAACGGCAAAACAAGTAATCGTACAGAAAGTACGTGAAGCTGAACGCGCTCAAGTTGTAGAGCAATATGCAGAGCAGCAAGGTGAGTTAATCACGGGCGTGGTAAAACGCATGAACCGTGAAAACATCTTATTAGATCTAGGTGGTAATGCAGAAGCAGTTATCTTCCGTGATGAGATGCTACCGCGTGAAAACTTCCGTCCAGGTGACCGCTTACGTGGTCTGCTATTTGATGTTCGCCCCGAAGCACGTGGTGCACAACTGTTTATGACTCGTACACAACCACAAATGCTAATTGAACTTTTCCGTTTGGAAGTGCCTGAAATTGCAGAAGAGATGATTGACCTTGTCGGCGCAGCGCGTGATCCTGGATCTCGTGCAAAAATTGCCGTTAAATCAAATGATCAACGCATTGACCCAATTGGTGCTTGTGTTGGTATGCGTGGCGCACGTGTGCAAGCAATCTCAAGTGAATTGGGTGGCGAACGTGTTGATATTATCCTTTGGGATGAGAACCCTGCACAATTTGCAATTAATGCAATGTCACCAGCTGAAGTTGCTTCTATTGTTGTTGATGAAGATACACACAGCATGGACATTGCAGTTGAAGAAGATAACCTTGCACAAGCGATTGGTCGTAACGGTCAAAATATCCGCCTAGCTTCTGAGCTGACAGGTTGGACATTAAATGTAATGACTGTTGCAGAGCTACAGGCGAAGCATCAAGCGGAAGCTGATAGTGTTATTACTGTATTCACAGAAGCACTTGAAATCGATGAAGATTTTGCTGCTGTGTTAGTAGAAGAAGGTTTCACTTCACTTGAAGAAGTGGCTTATGTACCTGTTAATGAGCTACTTGAAATTGAAGGCCTTGATGAAGAGATGGTTGAAGAGTTACGTACACGAGCTAAAGATGTTTTAGCAACTAAAGCGCTAGCTGCTGAAGAGAGTCTTGAAGGTGCTACGCCTGCTGATGATTTATTAGCACTTGAAGGCCTAGAAGCTCACCTTGCGTTTGTATTAGCGAGTAAAGGTGTAATAACACTTGAAGATCTTGCAGAGCAAGCGGTTGATGATCTTGTTGAGATTGATGAATTAAACGAAGAAAAAGCGGGTGAGCTTATTATGGCTGCGCGTAACATCTGTTGGTTTAGCGAAGATGCTGAATAA
- the truB gene encoding tRNA pseudouridine(55) synthase TruB, whose protein sequence is MARRGKGRSINGVVLLDKPTDISSNHALQRVKRIFFANKAGHTGALDPLATGMLPICLGEATKFSQFLLDSDKRYIVTAKLGVRTDTSDSQGDVVCEKPVSVTQDQLDAALDTFRGDIMQVPSMYSALKHEGKPLYKYAREGITIDRPARPITVYEINQLRFEGDEVDLDIHVSKGTYIRTITDDLGELLGCGAHVSMLRRTQVADYPYERMVTIEQLDALIEQAKAQDMSPYELLDPLLLEMDTAVKNYPEVNISDEMGDYMLHGQPVQVFGAPDDTLVRITVGEARTFIGMGQMNDDGLIAPKRLVNL, encoded by the coding sequence ATGGCAAGGCGTGGTAAAGGTCGTAGCATTAATGGTGTTGTCTTATTAGATAAACCAACCGATATTAGCTCTAACCATGCTTTGCAACGTGTTAAACGCATCTTTTTTGCCAATAAAGCGGGACATACTGGTGCGCTTGATCCACTTGCAACGGGTATGTTGCCTATCTGTCTTGGAGAAGCAACTAAGTTTTCTCAGTTTCTGCTAGATTCTGATAAACGTTATATTGTGACTGCAAAGTTAGGTGTGCGTACCGATACCAGCGATTCGCAAGGTGATGTGGTATGTGAGAAACCGGTTTCGGTTACACAGGATCAACTTGATGCCGCTTTGGATACTTTCCGAGGTGATATTATGCAAGTGCCTTCAATGTATTCAGCATTGAAACATGAAGGTAAACCTTTGTATAAATATGCACGCGAAGGGATCACCATTGACCGTCCTGCTCGTCCAATAACAGTCTATGAAATCAATCAATTGCGCTTTGAAGGTGATGAAGTTGATTTAGATATTCATGTCAGTAAAGGGACTTATATTCGTACTATCACCGATGATCTGGGGGAGTTGCTTGGCTGTGGCGCGCATGTTTCTATGCTACGCCGTACACAAGTTGCTGATTACCCCTATGAACGTATGGTGACCATTGAGCAGCTTGATGCCTTAATTGAACAAGCGAAAGCACAGGACATGAGCCCCTATGAATTGCTTGATCCATTATTATTAGAGATGGATACTGCCGTTAAGAATTATCCTGAAGTGAATATCAGTGATGAGATGGGTGATTACATGTTACATGGTCAGCCCGTTCAGGTATTTGGCGCACCCGATGATACTTTAGTACGTATCACCGTTGGTGAAGCACGCACATTTATCGGCATGGGCCAGATGAACGATGATGGCCTTATTGCGCCGAAACGTCTCGTCAACCTTTAA
- the glmM gene encoding phosphoglucosamine mutase, with the protein MKKKYFGTDGIRGKVGESLITPEFALKLGWAAGRVLAKSGSKKVLIGKDPRISGYMLEAALQAGLTAAGLRPVLMGPMPTPAVAYLTRTFRATAGIVISASHNPFYDNGIKFFSDEGVKLSEQVELEIEAEIDKPLKCVDSSELGKAYRINDAAGRYIEFCKSTFPSKYDLSGLKIVVDCANGATYHIAPMVISELGAQVIAMGVEPNGVNINLNCGATSMQALSERVVAEQADFGIAFDGDGDRVMMVDHTGYILDGDELLYIIARNRLRTGDLRGGAVGTKMSNLGLEQALKTLGIPFDRSDVGDRHVMELMNKNNWCIGSENSGHVICSDLLPTGDGIVSGLQVMSAMRGSRMNLHELRQGMKKYPQILLSVRFNNEIDPLQDEDVLAELKAIEALLEGKGRVLLRKSGTEPVFRIMVEADDSDDVVQGYAQRIADQVKA; encoded by the coding sequence ATGAAAAAAAAATATTTTGGTACTGATGGTATTCGTGGCAAAGTAGGTGAGTCCTTAATTACACCTGAGTTTGCATTAAAATTAGGTTGGGCTGCCGGGCGTGTATTAGCCAAATCAGGCTCTAAAAAAGTTTTAATTGGTAAAGATCCGCGTATTTCAGGTTATATGTTAGAAGCTGCACTTCAAGCCGGGTTAACAGCTGCCGGTTTACGACCTGTGCTAATGGGGCCTATGCCTACTCCTGCTGTTGCTTACCTGACTCGTACCTTCCGAGCTACTGCTGGCATCGTGATAAGTGCATCACATAATCCTTTTTATGATAATGGAATAAAGTTTTTCTCCGATGAAGGGGTTAAATTATCGGAACAGGTGGAGCTTGAAATAGAGGCTGAAATAGATAAACCGCTTAAATGTGTTGACTCAAGTGAGCTAGGTAAGGCTTACCGCATCAACGATGCTGCGGGTCGATATATTGAGTTTTGTAAAAGTACCTTTCCATCTAAGTATGATTTAAGTGGGCTTAAAATCGTCGTTGATTGTGCTAATGGGGCAACTTATCACATTGCTCCGATGGTGATCAGTGAGTTAGGGGCACAAGTTATCGCAATGGGTGTTGAGCCTAATGGTGTGAACATTAACTTGAACTGTGGTGCAACGAGCATGCAGGCTCTTTCTGAGCGTGTTGTTGCTGAACAAGCTGATTTTGGTATTGCATTCGACGGTGATGGTGATCGTGTGATGATGGTTGATCATACCGGTTATATCCTCGATGGTGATGAGTTACTGTATATTATTGCCCGTAATCGCTTACGTACTGGTGATCTTCGAGGTGGTGCCGTCGGCACTAAAATGTCTAACCTTGGCTTAGAGCAAGCGTTAAAAACCCTTGGCATTCCTTTTGATCGTAGTGACGTTGGCGATCGTCATGTTATGGAACTGATGAATAAAAATAATTGGTGCATTGGTTCTGAAAATTCGGGTCATGTTATCTGTTCTGATCTGTTACCGACAGGGGACGGTATTGTCTCAGGATTACAAGTAATGAGTGCTATGCGTGGTAGCCGTATGAATTTGCATGAATTACGCCAAGGGATGAAAAAGTATCCGCAAATATTGTTAAGTGTACGTTTTAATAATGAAATTGACCCACTTCAAGATGAAGATGTGCTCGCTGAGTTAAAAGCGATAGAAGCATTATTAGAAGGAAAAGGGCGTGTATTACTTCGTAAATCGGGTACAGAGCCGGTATTTCGTATCATGGTTGAAGCAGATGATAGTGATGATGTGGTACAAGGTTATGCGCAGCGAATTGCCGATCAAGTTAAGGCATAA
- the infB gene encoding translation initiation factor IF-2, giving the protein MSDILLNELAKELNKSAETLVKQFADAGITKSASDKVTLKEKETLTTYLQKQHGGEQKKKMTLQRKTKTTLNVKGQSVNVEVRKKRTYVKRTDTEVQAENEAKAAEEAAEQAKRQAELDAQKAAAEKLQAEKLAAKKEADEKAKKAAAANKEKQTTAKVEKTAEQIEAEKEAAALLKKADQEATAKAEKEAAEQAIIAKKLAEENAERWAKEEAERKRIAAEQDYHVTSSAAAQEAEDASDSKAEGPSRRKKKKKAAESPAQAPQGRRGRRGKKARVATPSALQQAFEKPAAKVERDVKIGETITVAELANKMAVKATEVIKEMMKMGAMATINQVIDQETATLVAEEMGHKVILTKENELEESVMAEAQQGGVSTSRAPVVTIMGHVDHGKTSLLDYIRRAKVADGEAGGITQHIGAYHVDTDKGMISFLDTPGHAAFTSMRSRGAKATDIVVLVVAADDGVMPQTIEAIQHAKAAGVPLIVAVNKIDKEAADPDRVKTELSQHDVISEEWGGENIFVHVSAKVGTGVDDLLDSILLQSEMLDLEAVAKGPASGVVIESRLDKGRGPVASILVQQGELKQGDIVLCGLEYGRVRAMRDENGKPIELAGPSIPVEVLGLSGVPQAGDEATVVKDEKKAREVALYRQGKFRDIKLARQQKAKLDNMFTNMEAGEVSELNIVLKADVQGSLEAICDSLNKLSTDEVKVNIIGRGVGGITETDASLASASGAIVIGFNVRADASARKLIDNEAVDLHYYSIIYDLIDEVRSAMGGLLSPEFKQEITGIADVRDVFKSPKIGAIAGCMVIEGKIKRNNPIRVLRDNIVIYEGVLESLRRFKDDAEEVRNGMECGVGVKNYNDVRVGDQIEVFETIEVKRTL; this is encoded by the coding sequence ATGTCAGATATATTATTAAATGAGCTCGCAAAAGAGCTAAATAAATCAGCTGAAACGTTGGTTAAACAATTTGCAGATGCAGGTATTACAAAAAGTGCATCAGACAAAGTAACGTTAAAAGAAAAAGAAACGCTAACTACTTACCTGCAAAAGCAACATGGTGGCGAGCAAAAGAAAAAAATGACCTTACAACGTAAAACTAAAACAACGTTGAATGTTAAAGGTCAGTCAGTAAATGTTGAAGTACGTAAAAAACGTACTTATGTAAAACGCACTGATACTGAAGTACAAGCTGAAAATGAAGCAAAAGCTGCTGAAGAAGCTGCTGAGCAGGCTAAACGTCAAGCTGAACTTGATGCACAGAAAGCTGCCGCTGAAAAGCTACAAGCTGAAAAATTAGCTGCTAAGAAAGAAGCTGATGAAAAAGCAAAAAAAGCGGCTGCGGCTAATAAAGAGAAGCAAACTACTGCAAAAGTTGAAAAAACAGCTGAACAAATCGAAGCTGAAAAAGAGGCTGCAGCTCTGCTTAAGAAAGCGGATCAAGAAGCGACAGCTAAAGCTGAAAAAGAAGCAGCGGAGCAAGCAATCATCGCTAAGAAATTAGCTGAAGAGAATGCTGAGCGTTGGGCGAAAGAAGAAGCTGAACGTAAACGTATCGCTGCAGAGCAAGATTACCATGTAACGTCATCTGCTGCGGCACAAGAAGCGGAAGATGCTTCTGATTCTAAAGCGGAAGGTCCAAGCCGTCGTAAGAAAAAGAAAAAAGCTGCAGAGTCACCAGCACAAGCTCCACAAGGTCGTCGCGGTCGTCGTGGTAAAAAAGCACGTGTTGCAACACCTTCAGCATTACAACAAGCATTTGAAAAGCCTGCAGCAAAAGTTGAGCGTGATGTGAAAATTGGTGAAACAATCACTGTTGCTGAACTTGCTAATAAAATGGCAGTAAAAGCGACAGAAGTGATTAAAGAGATGATGAAGATGGGCGCAATGGCGACTATCAACCAAGTTATCGACCAAGAAACGGCAACATTAGTGGCTGAAGAGATGGGCCATAAAGTAATTCTAACTAAAGAAAATGAGTTAGAAGAATCTGTAATGGCTGAAGCTCAACAGGGTGGTGTTTCTACATCACGTGCACCTGTTGTTACTATCATGGGTCACGTTGACCACGGTAAAACATCATTACTTGATTACATTCGTCGTGCAAAAGTTGCTGACGGTGAAGCGGGTGGTATTACACAGCATATCGGTGCTTACCATGTAGATACTGATAAAGGCATGATCTCATTCCTTGATACTCCAGGGCATGCTGCCTTTACATCTATGCGTTCTCGTGGTGCTAAAGCAACTGATATCGTGGTACTGGTTGTGGCTGCTGATGATGGTGTTATGCCACAAACAATTGAAGCGATTCAGCATGCTAAAGCTGCTGGTGTTCCTTTAATCGTTGCGGTTAACAAAATCGATAAAGAAGCTGCTGATCCAGATCGCGTTAAAACTGAGCTTTCTCAGCATGACGTTATCTCAGAAGAATGGGGTGGCGAAAACATCTTCGTACATGTTTCTGCGAAAGTGGGCACAGGTGTTGACGATCTACTTGATAGCATTTTATTACAATCAGAAATGCTTGATTTAGAGGCGGTTGCAAAAGGTCCTGCTTCTGGTGTTGTGATCGAATCCCGTCTAGATAAAGGCCGTGGTCCAGTTGCTTCTATTCTTGTACAACAAGGCGAGCTAAAACAGGGCGACATCGTATTATGTGGTCTTGAGTATGGTCGTGTTCGTGCAATGCGTGATGAAAACGGTAAGCCAATTGAACTTGCTGGCCCATCTATTCCTGTAGAAGTACTAGGTCTATCTGGTGTTCCACAAGCAGGTGATGAAGCGACTGTTGTTAAAGATGAGAAGAAAGCACGTGAAGTTGCGCTTTACCGTCAAGGTAAATTCCGTGATATTAAACTAGCTCGTCAACAAAAAGCGAAACTTGATAACATGTTTACTAACATGGAAGCGGGTGAAGTTTCTGAGCTTAACATCGTACTTAAAGCGGATGTACAAGGTTCACTTGAAGCGATTTGTGATTCATTGAACAAACTATCTACAGATGAAGTTAAAGTTAACATTATCGGTCGTGGTGTGGGTGGTATTACAGAAACGGATGCTTCTTTAGCCTCTGCTTCTGGTGCAATCGTGATTGGTTTCAACGTTCGTGCTGATGCTTCTGCGCGTAAATTGATTGATAACGAAGCGGTTGATTTACATTACTACAGCATCATCTACGATCTAATCGATGAAGTTCGTAGCGCAATGGGTGGATTACTTTCTCCTGAGTTTAAACAAGAGATCACCGGTATTGCTGATGTACGTGATGTATTTAAATCACCAAAAATTGGCGCAATTGCTGGTTGTATGGTTATTGAAGGTAAAATTAAACGTAACAACCCAATCCGTGTCCTACGTGATAACATTGTTATTTACGAAGGTGTACTTGAATCCCTACGTCGCTTTAAAGATGATGCAGAAGAAGTACGTAACGGTATGGAATGTGGTGTTGGCGTTAAAAACTACAATGATGTACGCGTTGGTGACCAAATCGAAGTATTTGAAACTATTGAAGTTAAACGTACTCTTTAA
- a CDS encoding L-serine ammonia-lyase, translated as MYSVFDIFKIGIGPSSSHTLGPMKAAKLFIDALQDSTTLSDITELSVDVHGSLSLTGKGHNTDLAIILGLAGFEPEYVDLDMIPHFIKQVEQSELLPIALSTHTVRFPRSAINFINEPLPLHENGMSLHAFIDQEMVFSQTYYSTGGGFIVEASQFYNDKTDQENVTYPFKSAQQLLDQCISNNISISNLMMTNELCTISREEIDTRFAKIWQTMQEGIKRGCATEGLLAGPLRVPRRAPALHRQLSINNNMLADPMILIDWVNMFALAVSEENAAGGRVVTSPTNGAAGIIPAVLSYYDKFVTRVGPEQYTRFFLAASAIGGLFKGNASISGAEVGCQGEIGVSCSMAAAGLTEIMGGSPQQVAEAAEIAMEHHLGLTCDPVAGQVQVPCIERNAISAMKAINASRMAMRRQSAPHVSLDKVIETMYETGKDMNAKYRETSQGGLAIKIAYTCT; from the coding sequence ATGTATAGCGTTTTCGATATTTTTAAAATTGGTATTGGCCCCTCTAGCTCGCATACATTAGGCCCTATGAAAGCGGCTAAATTATTTATTGATGCTTTGCAAGATTCAACCACATTAAGCGATATTACTGAATTGAGTGTCGACGTACATGGCTCATTATCATTGACAGGCAAAGGGCACAATACCGATTTAGCGATCATATTAGGCCTTGCCGGTTTTGAGCCAGAATATGTGGATCTCGATATGATTCCGCATTTTATAAAACAGGTTGAGCAAAGCGAACTATTACCTATTGCACTCTCAACACATACGGTTCGTTTTCCGCGCAGTGCAATTAACTTTATCAATGAACCACTTCCTCTTCACGAAAACGGCATGTCTTTGCATGCTTTTATCGATCAAGAGATGGTATTTTCACAAACCTACTATTCAACCGGTGGTGGCTTTATTGTTGAAGCGAGTCAATTTTACAACGACAAAACCGATCAAGAAAATGTCACCTACCCCTTTAAAAGTGCACAGCAATTACTTGATCAATGCATCAGCAATAATATCAGTATCAGTAACTTAATGATGACAAATGAACTATGTACAATCAGTCGGGAAGAGATAGACACTCGTTTTGCTAAAATTTGGCAAACTATGCAGGAGGGCATTAAACGAGGTTGTGCAACAGAAGGTCTATTAGCAGGGCCACTTCGTGTTCCAAGACGAGCACCTGCATTACATCGTCAGTTATCAATAAATAATAATATGTTAGCTGACCCGATGATTTTAATTGATTGGGTCAATATGTTTGCACTCGCTGTGAGTGAAGAGAATGCAGCCGGCGGTCGCGTTGTAACCTCGCCGACGAATGGTGCAGCAGGTATTATTCCAGCAGTGCTTTCTTATTATGATAAGTTTGTCACCCGTGTTGGCCCCGAGCAATACACACGTTTCTTTTTAGCAGCCTCTGCCATTGGCGGGCTATTTAAAGGTAATGCTTCTATCTCTGGCGCAGAGGTGGGATGTCAAGGTGAAATTGGCGTTTCTTGCTCTATGGCGGCAGCTGGTTTAACGGAGATAATGGGCGGTAGCCCGCAGCAGGTAGCCGAAGCTGCAGAAATAGCGATGGAGCACCACCTTGGCTTAACCTGCGATCCCGTCGCCGGGCAAGTTCAGGTTCCTTGCATTGAGCGTAATGCCATTTCTGCGATGAAAGCAATTAACGCTTCACGAATGGCAATGAGACGTCAAAGTGCGCCACATGTTTCACTCGATAAAGTGATTGAAACGATGTATGAAACCGGCAAAGATATGAATGCTAAATACCGCGAAACCTCACAGGGTGGGCTGGCAATAAAGATTGCTTATACTTGTACTTAA
- the rimP gene encoding ribosome maturation factor RimP, which translates to MASLEQRLTEMFTPSVEDLGYELVGIEYIRAGNHSTLRVYIDQEAGILVDDCAAVSRQISALMDVEDPITNEYTLEVSSPGLERPLFSAQHYATFVGEEVKVQLRMPIQNRRKWKGIIDSVEGEIICINVDGTLERFALSNIQKANIVPKFD; encoded by the coding sequence TTGGCAAGTTTAGAACAACGATTAACTGAGATGTTTACGCCAAGCGTTGAAGATCTGGGTTATGAATTAGTGGGTATTGAATATATCCGAGCAGGCAACCACTCAACACTCAGAGTGTATATTGACCAAGAGGCAGGCATTCTGGTAGATGATTGTGCTGCAGTAAGTCGTCAAATCAGCGCATTAATGGACGTAGAAGATCCTATTACTAATGAATATACGTTAGAGGTTTCATCACCGGGTTTAGAGCGTCCTTTATTTAGCGCGCAACACTACGCTACCTTTGTGGGCGAAGAAGTTAAAGTGCAACTACGCATGCCAATTCAAAACCGTCGTAAATGGAAAGGCATTATCGATAGTGTTGAAGGTGAAATAATTTGTATTAACGTTGATGGTACACTTGAGCGCTTCGCATTAAGTAATATCCAGAAAGCGAATATTGTTCCAAAATTTGATTAA
- the secG gene encoding preprotein translocase subunit SecG: MYEILLVVYLIVSIILVGFVLIQQGKGAGMGASFGSGASNTVFGASGAGNFMTRTTAILAIGFFVLSLVLGNLSTNKVSEDEVFSDLTIEETVDVPVEVDTSTQIPE, from the coding sequence ATGTATGAAATACTGTTGGTTGTTTATTTAATTGTTTCAATTATTCTTGTTGGTTTTGTATTAATTCAACAGGGTAAAGGTGCAGGTATGGGCGCTTCATTTGGCTCTGGTGCATCAAATACAGTATTTGGTGCAAGTGGTGCGGGTAACTTCATGACGCGTACAACTGCTATTTTAGCTATTGGATTTTTTGTGCTAAGCCTTGTTCTTGGTAACCTATCTACTAATAAAGTCTCAGAAGATGAAGTGTTTTCAGATTTGACTATTGAAGAGACGGTAGATGTACCTGTAGAAGTAGATACCTCAACACAGATTCCAGAATAA